In the genome of Oncorhynchus mykiss isolate Arlee chromosome 18, USDA_OmykA_1.1, whole genome shotgun sequence, one region contains:
- the LOC110495878 gene encoding abl interactor 2 isoform X14 yields the protein MAELQMLLEEEIPAGRSALLDSFTNLERVAEYCESNYVQSPDKHRALEETKNYTTQSLASVAYLINTLANNVLQMLDIQASQLRRMESSINHISQTVDIHKEKVARREIGILTTNKNTSRTHKIIAPANPERPVRYIRKPIDYSLLDDMGHGVKASAQNIKAGAAGLPRTNPPTQKPPSPPMSGKGTIGRHSPYRTLEPVRPPVVPNDYVSSPTRHGNMAPPQQSPARTASVNQRNRTYSSGSSGGSHPSSSSRSSSRENSGSGSVGLPIAVPTPAPPPTAFPGAPQFFSMNRPVQPLNPPAVGGSLPYRRPASLTGQPNSNMPLALNQPNGGPHFNQVSVSDVPPPPPPIEEAVFEEPTPPPPPPEDYEDDDEEEEEESAVVEYSDPYAEEDPPWAPRTYMEKVVAIYDYAADKEDELSFNEGAIIYVIKKNDDGWYEGTMSGTTGLFPGNYVESIMHYTD from the exons ATGGCGGAGTTACAAATGCTTTTGGAAGAGGAGATTCCAGCTGGACGTAGTGCATTATTAGATAGTTTTACCAATTTAGAAAGAGTTGCCGAGTATTGCGAAAGCAACTATGTTCAG TCACCAGATAAGCACAGAGCATTGGAGGAGACTAAGAACTACACCACCCAGTCCCTGGCCAGCGTAGCCTACCTGATTAACACCTTGGCCAACAATGTCCTGCagatgcttgacattcaggcctcCCAGCTCCGCCGCATGGAGTCCTCCATCAACCACATCTCACAG ACAGTGGACATCCACAAAGAGAAAGTGGCAAGGCGGGAGATTGGCATCCTGACCACCAATAAGAACACCTCTCGCACGCACAAGATCATTGCTCCGGCCAATCCAGAGAGGCCGGTGCGCTACATCCGCAAGCCAATTGACTACAGCCTGCTGGATGACATGGGCCACGGCGTCAAG GCCAGTGCTCAGAACATAAAGGCTGGAGCCGCAGGTCTCCCACGCACCAACCCACCCACACAGAAGCCCCCCAGCCCACCCATGTCAGGGAAGGGAACCATTGG GCGCCACTCCCCCTATAGGACACTCGAGCCGGTGCGTCCTCCCGTTGTCCCTAACGACTACGTCTCGAGCCCGACGCGCCATGGCAACATGGCGCCCCCACAGCAGAGCCCTGCACGCACTGCGTCTGTTAATCAGAGGAACCGCACGTACAG CAGTGGCAGCAGTGGAGGCAGCcaccccagcagcagcagccggAGCAGCAGCAGAGAGAATAGCGGCAGCGGCTCCGTGGGCTTGCCTATCGCTGTGCCAACGCCTGCCCCGCCCCCCACAGCATTCCCAG GTGCCCCCCAGTTCTTCAGCATGAACCGACCGGTGCAACCACTGAACCCTCCTGCGGTGGGGGGGTCTCTGCCGTACCGCCGGCCCGCGTCATTGACGGGCCAGCCCAACTCCAACATGCCCCTGGCCCTGAACCAGCCCAATGGAGGACCCCACTTCAACCAGGTCTCAG TCTCAGACGTTCCCCCTCCCCCGCCCCCCATAGAAGAAGCTGTGTTTGAGGAACCCACCCCGCCCCCTCCACCTCCAGAGGactatgaggatgatgatgaggaggaggaggaagagtcgGCCGTTGTGGAGTACAGTGATCCCTACGCAGAGGAGGACCCCCCGTGGGCCCCACGCACCTACATGGAGAAAG TGGTGGCGATCTACGACTACGCGGCGGACAAGGAGGATGAGCTGTCCTTCAACGAGGGCGCCATCATCTACGTCATCAAGAAGAACGACGACGGCTGGTACGAAGGAACGATGAGTGGCACCACCGGCCTCTTCCCCGGGAACTACGTCGAGTCCATCATGCACTACACCGACTGA
- the LOC110495878 gene encoding abl interactor 2 isoform X12, translating to MAELQMLLEEEIPAGRSALLDSFTNLERVAEYCESNYVQSPDKHRALEETKNYTTQSLASVAYLINTLANNVLQMLDIQASQLRRMESSINHISQTVDIHKEKVARREIGILTTNKNTSRTHKIIAPANPERPVRYIRKPIDYSLLDDMGHGVKASAQNIKAGAAGLPRTNPPTQKPPSPPMSGKGTIGRHSPYRTLEPVRPPVVPNDYVSSPTRHGNMAPPQQSPARTASVNQRNRTYSSGSSGGSHPSSSSRSSSRENSGSGSVGLPIAVPTPAPPPTAFPGAPQFFSMNRPVQPLNPPAVGGSLPYRRPASLTGQPNSNMPLALNQPNGGPHFNQVSGPLVAPPPPSMQITPQLPLMGFVARVQETISDVPPPPPPIEEAVFEEPTPPPPPPEDYEDDDEEEEEESAVVEYSDPYAEEDPPWAPRTYMEKVVAIYDYAADKEDELSFNEGAIIYVIKKNDDGWYEGTMSGTTGLFPGNYVESIMHYTD from the exons ATGGCGGAGTTACAAATGCTTTTGGAAGAGGAGATTCCAGCTGGACGTAGTGCATTATTAGATAGTTTTACCAATTTAGAAAGAGTTGCCGAGTATTGCGAAAGCAACTATGTTCAG TCACCAGATAAGCACAGAGCATTGGAGGAGACTAAGAACTACACCACCCAGTCCCTGGCCAGCGTAGCCTACCTGATTAACACCTTGGCCAACAATGTCCTGCagatgcttgacattcaggcctcCCAGCTCCGCCGCATGGAGTCCTCCATCAACCACATCTCACAG ACAGTGGACATCCACAAAGAGAAAGTGGCAAGGCGGGAGATTGGCATCCTGACCACCAATAAGAACACCTCTCGCACGCACAAGATCATTGCTCCGGCCAATCCAGAGAGGCCGGTGCGCTACATCCGCAAGCCAATTGACTACAGCCTGCTGGATGACATGGGCCACGGCGTCAAG GCCAGTGCTCAGAACATAAAGGCTGGAGCCGCAGGTCTCCCACGCACCAACCCACCCACACAGAAGCCCCCCAGCCCACCCATGTCAGGGAAGGGAACCATTGG GCGCCACTCCCCCTATAGGACACTCGAGCCGGTGCGTCCTCCCGTTGTCCCTAACGACTACGTCTCGAGCCCGACGCGCCATGGCAACATGGCGCCCCCACAGCAGAGCCCTGCACGCACTGCGTCTGTTAATCAGAGGAACCGCACGTACAG CAGTGGCAGCAGTGGAGGCAGCcaccccagcagcagcagccggAGCAGCAGCAGAGAGAATAGCGGCAGCGGCTCCGTGGGCTTGCCTATCGCTGTGCCAACGCCTGCCCCGCCCCCCACAGCATTCCCAG GTGCCCCCCAGTTCTTCAGCATGAACCGACCGGTGCAACCACTGAACCCTCCTGCGGTGGGGGGGTCTCTGCCGTACCGCCGGCCCGCGTCATTGACGGGCCAGCCCAACTCCAACATGCCCCTGGCCCTGAACCAGCCCAATGGAGGACCCCACTTCAACCAGGTCTCAG GTCCTCTTGTTGCCCCCCCTCCCCCGTCCATGCAGATCACTCCCCAGCTCCCTCTGATGGGCTTTGTGGCTCGGGTACAGGAGACCA TCTCAGACGTTCCCCCTCCCCCGCCCCCCATAGAAGAAGCTGTGTTTGAGGAACCCACCCCGCCCCCTCCACCTCCAGAGGactatgaggatgatgatgaggaggaggaggaagagtcgGCCGTTGTGGAGTACAGTGATCCCTACGCAGAGGAGGACCCCCCGTGGGCCCCACGCACCTACATGGAGAAAG TGGTGGCGATCTACGACTACGCGGCGGACAAGGAGGATGAGCTGTCCTTCAACGAGGGCGCCATCATCTACGTCATCAAGAAGAACGACGACGGCTGGTACGAAGGAACGATGAGTGGCACCACCGGCCTCTTCCCCGGGAACTACGTCGAGTCCATCATGCACTACACCGACTGA
- the LOC110495878 gene encoding abl interactor 2 isoform X18, which yields MAELQMLLEEEIPAGRSALLDSFTNLERVAEYCESNYVQSPDKHRALEETKNYTTQSLASVAYLINTLANNVLQMLDIQASQLRRMESSINHISQTVDIHKEKVARREIGILTTNKNTSRTHKIIAPANPERPVRYIRKPIDYSLLDDMGHGVKASAQNIKAGAAGLPRTNPPTQKPPSPPMSGKGTIGSGSSGGSHPSSSSRSSSRENSGSGSVGLPIAVPTPAPPPTAFPGAPQFFSMNRPVQPLNPPAVGGSLPYRRPASLTGQPNSNMPLALNQPNGGPHFNQVSVSDVPPPPPPIEEAVFEEPTPPPPPPEDYEDDDEEEEEESAVVEYSDPYAEEDPPWAPRTYMEKVVAIYDYAADKEDELSFNEGAIIYVIKKNDDGWYEGTMSGTTGLFPGNYVESIMHYTD from the exons ATGGCGGAGTTACAAATGCTTTTGGAAGAGGAGATTCCAGCTGGACGTAGTGCATTATTAGATAGTTTTACCAATTTAGAAAGAGTTGCCGAGTATTGCGAAAGCAACTATGTTCAG TCACCAGATAAGCACAGAGCATTGGAGGAGACTAAGAACTACACCACCCAGTCCCTGGCCAGCGTAGCCTACCTGATTAACACCTTGGCCAACAATGTCCTGCagatgcttgacattcaggcctcCCAGCTCCGCCGCATGGAGTCCTCCATCAACCACATCTCACAG ACAGTGGACATCCACAAAGAGAAAGTGGCAAGGCGGGAGATTGGCATCCTGACCACCAATAAGAACACCTCTCGCACGCACAAGATCATTGCTCCGGCCAATCCAGAGAGGCCGGTGCGCTACATCCGCAAGCCAATTGACTACAGCCTGCTGGATGACATGGGCCACGGCGTCAAG GCCAGTGCTCAGAACATAAAGGCTGGAGCCGCAGGTCTCCCACGCACCAACCCACCCACACAGAAGCCCCCCAGCCCACCCATGTCAGGGAAGGGAACCATTGG CAGTGGCAGCAGTGGAGGCAGCcaccccagcagcagcagccggAGCAGCAGCAGAGAGAATAGCGGCAGCGGCTCCGTGGGCTTGCCTATCGCTGTGCCAACGCCTGCCCCGCCCCCCACAGCATTCCCAG GTGCCCCCCAGTTCTTCAGCATGAACCGACCGGTGCAACCACTGAACCCTCCTGCGGTGGGGGGGTCTCTGCCGTACCGCCGGCCCGCGTCATTGACGGGCCAGCCCAACTCCAACATGCCCCTGGCCCTGAACCAGCCCAATGGAGGACCCCACTTCAACCAGGTCTCAG TCTCAGACGTTCCCCCTCCCCCGCCCCCCATAGAAGAAGCTGTGTTTGAGGAACCCACCCCGCCCCCTCCACCTCCAGAGGactatgaggatgatgatgaggaggaggaggaagagtcgGCCGTTGTGGAGTACAGTGATCCCTACGCAGAGGAGGACCCCCCGTGGGCCCCACGCACCTACATGGAGAAAG TGGTGGCGATCTACGACTACGCGGCGGACAAGGAGGATGAGCTGTCCTTCAACGAGGGCGCCATCATCTACGTCATCAAGAAGAACGACGACGGCTGGTACGAAGGAACGATGAGTGGCACCACCGGCCTCTTCCCCGGGAACTACGTCGAGTCCATCATGCACTACACCGACTGA
- the LOC110495878 gene encoding abl interactor 2 isoform X4: MAELQMLLEEEIPAGRSALLDSFTNLERVAEYCESNYVQSPDKHRALEETKNYTTQSLASVAYLINTLANNVLQMLDIQASQLRRMESSINHISQTVDIHKEKVARREIGILTTNKNTSRTHKIIAPANPERPVRYIRKPIDYSLLDDMGHGVKASAQNIKAGAAGLPRTNPPTQKPPSPPMSGKGTIGRHSPYRTLEPVRPPVVPNDYVSSPTRHGNMAPPQQSPARTASVNQRNRTYSSGSSGGSHPSSSSRSSSRENSGSGSVGLPIAVPTPAPPPTAFPDGAGTAPALPNPAKPPPTTTTTPVPPDGLPVLSLAPNPSPTPPPEGPPVPPPPPQLPTAVTSTGPAAFSTPAQGAPQFFSMNRPVQPLNPPAVGGSLPYRRPASLTGQPNSNMPLALNQPNGGPHFNQVSAGPLVAPPPPSMQITPQLPLMGFVARVQETISDVPPPPPPIEEAVFEEPTPPPPPPEDYEDDDEEEEEESAVVEYSDPYAEEDPPWAPRTYMEKVVAIYDYAADKEDELSFNEGAIIYVIKKNDDGWYEGTMSGTTGLFPGNYVESIMHYTD; this comes from the exons ATGGCGGAGTTACAAATGCTTTTGGAAGAGGAGATTCCAGCTGGACGTAGTGCATTATTAGATAGTTTTACCAATTTAGAAAGAGTTGCCGAGTATTGCGAAAGCAACTATGTTCAG TCACCAGATAAGCACAGAGCATTGGAGGAGACTAAGAACTACACCACCCAGTCCCTGGCCAGCGTAGCCTACCTGATTAACACCTTGGCCAACAATGTCCTGCagatgcttgacattcaggcctcCCAGCTCCGCCGCATGGAGTCCTCCATCAACCACATCTCACAG ACAGTGGACATCCACAAAGAGAAAGTGGCAAGGCGGGAGATTGGCATCCTGACCACCAATAAGAACACCTCTCGCACGCACAAGATCATTGCTCCGGCCAATCCAGAGAGGCCGGTGCGCTACATCCGCAAGCCAATTGACTACAGCCTGCTGGATGACATGGGCCACGGCGTCAAG GCCAGTGCTCAGAACATAAAGGCTGGAGCCGCAGGTCTCCCACGCACCAACCCACCCACACAGAAGCCCCCCAGCCCACCCATGTCAGGGAAGGGAACCATTGG GCGCCACTCCCCCTATAGGACACTCGAGCCGGTGCGTCCTCCCGTTGTCCCTAACGACTACGTCTCGAGCCCGACGCGCCATGGCAACATGGCGCCCCCACAGCAGAGCCCTGCACGCACTGCGTCTGTTAATCAGAGGAACCGCACGTACAG CAGTGGCAGCAGTGGAGGCAGCcaccccagcagcagcagccggAGCAGCAGCAGAGAGAATAGCGGCAGCGGCTCCGTGGGCTTGCCTATCGCTGTGCCAACGCCTGCCCCGCCCCCCACAGCATTCCCAG ATGGTGCAGGTACTGCCCCTGCCCTTCCCAACCCTGCTAAGCCACctcccactaccaccactactccAGTCCCACCTGATGGCCTCCCTGTACTCtctctagctcctaacccctcccccactccccctcctGAGGGTCCACCCgtgccccctcccccaccccagcTCCCCACTGCCGTCACTAGCACCGGCCCTGCTGCTTTCAGCACCCCCGCACAAG GTGCCCCCCAGTTCTTCAGCATGAACCGACCGGTGCAACCACTGAACCCTCCTGCGGTGGGGGGGTCTCTGCCGTACCGCCGGCCCGCGTCATTGACGGGCCAGCCCAACTCCAACATGCCCCTGGCCCTGAACCAGCCCAATGGAGGACCCCACTTCAACCAGGTCTCAG CAGGTCCTCTTGTTGCCCCCCCTCCCCCGTCCATGCAGATCACTCCCCAGCTCCCTCTGATGGGCTTTGTGGCTCGGGTACAGGAGACCA TCTCAGACGTTCCCCCTCCCCCGCCCCCCATAGAAGAAGCTGTGTTTGAGGAACCCACCCCGCCCCCTCCACCTCCAGAGGactatgaggatgatgatgaggaggaggaggaagagtcgGCCGTTGTGGAGTACAGTGATCCCTACGCAGAGGAGGACCCCCCGTGGGCCCCACGCACCTACATGGAGAAAG TGGTGGCGATCTACGACTACGCGGCGGACAAGGAGGATGAGCTGTCCTTCAACGAGGGCGCCATCATCTACGTCATCAAGAAGAACGACGACGGCTGGTACGAAGGAACGATGAGTGGCACCACCGGCCTCTTCCCCGGGAACTACGTCGAGTCCATCATGCACTACACCGACTGA
- the LOC110495878 gene encoding abl interactor 2 isoform X11, giving the protein MAELQMLLEEEIPAGRSALLDSFTNLERVAEYCESNYVQSPDKHRALEETKNYTTQSLASVAYLINTLANNVLQMLDIQASQLRRMESSINHISQTVDIHKEKVARREIGILTTNKNTSRTHKIIAPANPERPVRYIRKPIDYSLLDDMGHGVKASAQNIKAGAAGLPRTNPPTQKPPSPPMSGKGTIGRHSPYRTLEPVRPPVVPNDYVSSPTRHGNMAPPQQSPARTASVNQRNRTYSSGSSGGSHPSSSSRSSSRENSGSGSVGLPIAVPTPAPPPTAFPGAPQFFSMNRPVQPLNPPAVGGSLPYRRPASLTGQPNSNMPLALNQPNGGPHFNQVSAGPLVAPPPPSMQITPQLPLMGFVARVQETISDVPPPPPPIEEAVFEEPTPPPPPPEDYEDDDEEEEEESAVVEYSDPYAEEDPPWAPRTYMEKVVAIYDYAADKEDELSFNEGAIIYVIKKNDDGWYEGTMSGTTGLFPGNYVESIMHYTD; this is encoded by the exons ATGGCGGAGTTACAAATGCTTTTGGAAGAGGAGATTCCAGCTGGACGTAGTGCATTATTAGATAGTTTTACCAATTTAGAAAGAGTTGCCGAGTATTGCGAAAGCAACTATGTTCAG TCACCAGATAAGCACAGAGCATTGGAGGAGACTAAGAACTACACCACCCAGTCCCTGGCCAGCGTAGCCTACCTGATTAACACCTTGGCCAACAATGTCCTGCagatgcttgacattcaggcctcCCAGCTCCGCCGCATGGAGTCCTCCATCAACCACATCTCACAG ACAGTGGACATCCACAAAGAGAAAGTGGCAAGGCGGGAGATTGGCATCCTGACCACCAATAAGAACACCTCTCGCACGCACAAGATCATTGCTCCGGCCAATCCAGAGAGGCCGGTGCGCTACATCCGCAAGCCAATTGACTACAGCCTGCTGGATGACATGGGCCACGGCGTCAAG GCCAGTGCTCAGAACATAAAGGCTGGAGCCGCAGGTCTCCCACGCACCAACCCACCCACACAGAAGCCCCCCAGCCCACCCATGTCAGGGAAGGGAACCATTGG GCGCCACTCCCCCTATAGGACACTCGAGCCGGTGCGTCCTCCCGTTGTCCCTAACGACTACGTCTCGAGCCCGACGCGCCATGGCAACATGGCGCCCCCACAGCAGAGCCCTGCACGCACTGCGTCTGTTAATCAGAGGAACCGCACGTACAG CAGTGGCAGCAGTGGAGGCAGCcaccccagcagcagcagccggAGCAGCAGCAGAGAGAATAGCGGCAGCGGCTCCGTGGGCTTGCCTATCGCTGTGCCAACGCCTGCCCCGCCCCCCACAGCATTCCCAG GTGCCCCCCAGTTCTTCAGCATGAACCGACCGGTGCAACCACTGAACCCTCCTGCGGTGGGGGGGTCTCTGCCGTACCGCCGGCCCGCGTCATTGACGGGCCAGCCCAACTCCAACATGCCCCTGGCCCTGAACCAGCCCAATGGAGGACCCCACTTCAACCAGGTCTCAG CAGGTCCTCTTGTTGCCCCCCCTCCCCCGTCCATGCAGATCACTCCCCAGCTCCCTCTGATGGGCTTTGTGGCTCGGGTACAGGAGACCA TCTCAGACGTTCCCCCTCCCCCGCCCCCCATAGAAGAAGCTGTGTTTGAGGAACCCACCCCGCCCCCTCCACCTCCAGAGGactatgaggatgatgatgaggaggaggaggaagagtcgGCCGTTGTGGAGTACAGTGATCCCTACGCAGAGGAGGACCCCCCGTGGGCCCCACGCACCTACATGGAGAAAG TGGTGGCGATCTACGACTACGCGGCGGACAAGGAGGATGAGCTGTCCTTCAACGAGGGCGCCATCATCTACGTCATCAAGAAGAACGACGACGGCTGGTACGAAGGAACGATGAGTGGCACCACCGGCCTCTTCCCCGGGAACTACGTCGAGTCCATCATGCACTACACCGACTGA
- the LOC110495878 gene encoding abl interactor 2 isoform X1, which produces MAELQMLLEEEIPAGRSALLDSFTNLERVAEYCESNYVQSPDKHRALEETKNYTTQSLASVAYLINTLANNVLQMLDIQASQLRRMESSINHISQTVDIHKEKVARREIGILTTNKNTSRTHKIIAPANPERPVRYIRKPIDYSLLDDMGHGVKWLLRFKASAQNIKAGAAGLPRTNPPTQKPPSPPMSGKGTIGRHSPYRTLEPVRPPVVPNDYVSSPTRHGNMAPPQQSPARTASVNQRNRTYSSGSSGGSHPSSSSRSSSRENSGSGSVGLPIAVPTPAPPPTAFPDGAGTAPALPNPAKPPPTTTTTPVPPDGLPVLSLAPNPSPTPPPEGPPVPPPPPQLPTAVTSTGPAAFSTPAQGAPQFFSMNRPVQPLNPPAVGGSLPYRRPASLTGQPNSNMPLALNQPNGGPHFNQVSAGPLVAPPPPSMQITPQLPLMGFVARVQETISDVPPPPPPIEEAVFEEPTPPPPPPEDYEDDDEEEEEESAVVEYSDPYAEEDPPWAPRTYMEKVVAIYDYAADKEDELSFNEGAIIYVIKKNDDGWYEGTMSGTTGLFPGNYVESIMHYTD; this is translated from the exons ATGGCGGAGTTACAAATGCTTTTGGAAGAGGAGATTCCAGCTGGACGTAGTGCATTATTAGATAGTTTTACCAATTTAGAAAGAGTTGCCGAGTATTGCGAAAGCAACTATGTTCAG TCACCAGATAAGCACAGAGCATTGGAGGAGACTAAGAACTACACCACCCAGTCCCTGGCCAGCGTAGCCTACCTGATTAACACCTTGGCCAACAATGTCCTGCagatgcttgacattcaggcctcCCAGCTCCGCCGCATGGAGTCCTCCATCAACCACATCTCACAG ACAGTGGACATCCACAAAGAGAAAGTGGCAAGGCGGGAGATTGGCATCCTGACCACCAATAAGAACACCTCTCGCACGCACAAGATCATTGCTCCGGCCAATCCAGAGAGGCCGGTGCGCTACATCCGCAAGCCAATTGACTACAGCCTGCTGGATGACATGGGCCACGGCGTCAAG TGGTTGCTAAGGTTTAAG GCCAGTGCTCAGAACATAAAGGCTGGAGCCGCAGGTCTCCCACGCACCAACCCACCCACACAGAAGCCCCCCAGCCCACCCATGTCAGGGAAGGGAACCATTGG GCGCCACTCCCCCTATAGGACACTCGAGCCGGTGCGTCCTCCCGTTGTCCCTAACGACTACGTCTCGAGCCCGACGCGCCATGGCAACATGGCGCCCCCACAGCAGAGCCCTGCACGCACTGCGTCTGTTAATCAGAGGAACCGCACGTACAG CAGTGGCAGCAGTGGAGGCAGCcaccccagcagcagcagccggAGCAGCAGCAGAGAGAATAGCGGCAGCGGCTCCGTGGGCTTGCCTATCGCTGTGCCAACGCCTGCCCCGCCCCCCACAGCATTCCCAG ATGGTGCAGGTACTGCCCCTGCCCTTCCCAACCCTGCTAAGCCACctcccactaccaccactactccAGTCCCACCTGATGGCCTCCCTGTACTCtctctagctcctaacccctcccccactccccctcctGAGGGTCCACCCgtgccccctcccccaccccagcTCCCCACTGCCGTCACTAGCACCGGCCCTGCTGCTTTCAGCACCCCCGCACAAG GTGCCCCCCAGTTCTTCAGCATGAACCGACCGGTGCAACCACTGAACCCTCCTGCGGTGGGGGGGTCTCTGCCGTACCGCCGGCCCGCGTCATTGACGGGCCAGCCCAACTCCAACATGCCCCTGGCCCTGAACCAGCCCAATGGAGGACCCCACTTCAACCAGGTCTCAG CAGGTCCTCTTGTTGCCCCCCCTCCCCCGTCCATGCAGATCACTCCCCAGCTCCCTCTGATGGGCTTTGTGGCTCGGGTACAGGAGACCA TCTCAGACGTTCCCCCTCCCCCGCCCCCCATAGAAGAAGCTGTGTTTGAGGAACCCACCCCGCCCCCTCCACCTCCAGAGGactatgaggatgatgatgaggaggaggaggaagagtcgGCCGTTGTGGAGTACAGTGATCCCTACGCAGAGGAGGACCCCCCGTGGGCCCCACGCACCTACATGGAGAAAG TGGTGGCGATCTACGACTACGCGGCGGACAAGGAGGATGAGCTGTCCTTCAACGAGGGCGCCATCATCTACGTCATCAAGAAGAACGACGACGGCTGGTACGAAGGAACGATGAGTGGCACCACCGGCCTCTTCCCCGGGAACTACGTCGAGTCCATCATGCACTACACCGACTGA